DNA sequence from the Odontesthes bonariensis isolate fOdoBon6 chromosome 18, fOdoBon6.hap1, whole genome shotgun sequence genome:
tttttctgtgtgtgtgtgggtgagtgtTTCAACAGTAAACACACCGGGTTTCATTTTGACCACCTTCAATCCCTGGCTCCCTCAGGGATTCTGAAAGGCTTTGCTGTGGGCCACTCTCTCTAATATTGGAGTTAATGAGTGTATTTTTTGAGTACTCTGACTTTGTATCCAGATCGTTAACTTTTATCTGTCCATCTGTTTCCAGGACCACAGTGTGTAATATTGTGGGCAGCTCAATGAAAGCAGTGGATGTGAGTACAGAAAATGCTACAGAGGACACTGCACACTTGGGTGCTTTCTGCATCAAAGACAAAGGTcagtaaaaacacaaaacacgcACAAGCTTGTGAATCGTGATAAGGATAAAAAATGGATGAGTTATAAGTGTGTATATGTGTTAGCAGATCTGTCTTTCACCTGGCAAATGAATGCAAGAGTTCCCTATtgatcgtgtgtgtgtgtgtgtgtgtggggggggggggttaataaAACTATATAACTTAGATGAATTCCAATTCATTGTTGGATACAGGTGGCTCTATTCCCCTCTCATAAACATTTACACCACAGAActacagttttttctttttttttctttaaccaaAACCACAAGACTGGAACAAACAGCCCACTGAGGGGAAACTTCACAGTACAGATTAACTAAACACTTGTAAAACAATGACATAGTTTCACAGTCTAGGTTATGGTCATGGATGCAGTCattactgttttgtttacagctgGTTCGTACGGAGTCCTAGCTGTgccacaaaaagcaaaaaggaaaaagaaaggaatggaaTGTTATGAGCAATGAATGAAGATCATCATTGAAAGATataaaaaacttaaaaagaaagaaatggacaAATTGAAAAAATGCAAATGCTAAATCACTAAAATAAGTGGTAATCATTTATTATTCTAGTTAATTCTCTTTAGATTTTGAACCATTTATGTACTTATTCTAATTTTCCTATTTATATTGTCTTATGATAACAcagtttatcaaatcaaatcaaatcaaatttatttgtatagcacatttcatgtacaaacaattcaaagtgctttacataaaataaaagcattgcagcagggaagcattaaaaatacataaaataatataaagagaaacaaataaaatcatttaaatgaatttaaaatcaggcaacagtctagataagttaaaagatatttcatgcatagacacatgagaaaagaaatgtttttaacctggatttaaaaatgtctacatttggtgaaagtttaatctccactggcagtttgttccacttgtttgcagcattacagctaaatgctgcttctccatgtttagtctggactctggactagaccagctgacctgagtccttggatctaagagctctgctgggtttatattctctgaacagatcacagatgtattttgggcctaaaccgttctgggatttgtaaaccatcagcaggtttttaaaatctattctgtgactgactggaagccagagtaaagattttaaaactggtgtgatgtgttcagatctcttagtccgggttaaaactccagcagctgcagatgtttaatgctctttttgggaagtccagttaaaagagcattacagtaatcgagtctactggagatgaatgcatggatgagtttctcctggtctttttaggagaggaaacctttaattctgttgatgtttctgagatggtaaaaagctgccttggtgacagctttgatgtggctgctgaaagtcagatctgagccTTCAGATCTTGAAGGCTTTAGTGCTACTCTAACATCAATCAATAAAGCCACTGAAATTGGCACATCCAAGTACtgaaaaatgcttaaaaatgatgTTTTACTGGCTAAAAATTGCCTCAAAAGACAAGTTTAGTGATTTTGTATTCTGCTCAAGTGTTGTAGATGTTTCCGACAACATTTACAGacataacagcattttaaagtaGTTTGTACTCTGAAACAATGAAAATCTTCTTGTGGGCTGATCTATAATCAATCACAGTGCTCGTCGCATCTTCCTGTATTTTTCAGGTATGTCCTGTAAATCATTTTAATCGATATTTTGTATATATACTTCATACATCACTCATGTTCAAATGTCCATGTCATGAGATCATAGTAACAATATATCATCATAATAATGCAAAATATGCAAATCATTTGCTGCTGCCGTGTGCTGTGGGGAAGCTGCGATATACAACGTGTTTGAAGTATCTTTTAAGGTGAACTTTGGTATGAAATGTTTAAACTTTAAAGCATATTGTGACCTATTGTAATGTTAAAAGTGTTGGCTTTGTACGCTAACTGTAAAAATTGCATGAGTGTCAAGGGAATGTGTTTAATTGGTCCACAGCAATGTACAATTCTTCAGTGTCTCTTTGTGATTGACAGGCATGCCTTGTGGAGATCCCCCATCCTTTCCTCATGCTCGTCTGCAGGAGCACTCTGGGTTTGAGATGGGAGATGAGCTGGTGTACACATGCGTCCCAGGTTATGTGATGCCAGGTGGACAGACTGCCTTCAGCCTGCTGTGTGACAGCTGTGGGGAGTGGTATGGAGCCGTGCAGAGTTGTGTCAAAGGTACTAACATGCTCTCTtaatgtttatgttaaagtgcAGAAATAGAAAGAGTGAGAATAAGTAAGCTCCCTCTTTATTCACCTCTTCAAAGCTTTGAAATGCTTGATTCTTGGCTTTTAGAAAACAGACTCTCAGTTGTAAGTTGGGATCAAAACGGCTGCTATGACACCTCAGTGCGACATGCCATAACGTGAGCTTATTGATTGAAGAGGTAGAAGAAgtctaaaggaaaaaaactccAGGCCTGTGTGGATGGTTAGTCATCAGAGGGCTATTTGTGTTCTaaagctgtggttctgtctgAAGATAAATCAGTCCTGTTAACCCTAAATAtgtacttatttgtttccttgcTCTAGATTTTTCAATTTCCTTGTGATACTATTGAAACATCTAAACATTCATGTACACACCTTTAACAGTTGGTCAAGAAGACATTTGAGTTGGTACATTTTGAAGGATGAGGGCTCTGTCACAGTCATCTTTAAGAGGACTTGTGTTCTCCATTTTGAGCTAAAAAGCTAGCTTCCGTGGTTACAAAAGCAGCCAAAGAGCTGATGCTGAATGATGGTTGGTGCCTTTTCAGGTCTGTGACCAGTCGGAGCAGGCTGGGCTTTCCAGAGTAGAAAACAGATACTATGGCTTTTTTAAGATGACTTTAATAGTTTGTGACAAGAGGAACTGTTGTCACCCTTCCTGTGGGTGGATAAAGTAGTTGGCTAATCTTCCTTtgcataaagttttttttaggcaacttaaaagaaaaaatcaagTAAGTCCAGTGAGGGCTGACTACCCCTAGAAACTCCTGGGAAAAGTTTTCATCAAACCGTTTTCAGTCTTTCAACCTCAAATTTAAAGTCTGGTGTATCTTTTTGATATAATAACATAGATTTCCTCTTATGTCCCTGCAGATGAAACTGAAAGCCACATAGACTATGAGGACAAGTTTACAGATTCTTATGGCGAGGGAGATCGCGATGGGAGTCCAGAGGAGGCACACGAGGAGGTGTACGGGGGGGTGAATAGAGATGGATACCAAGACGAGAAGAGCAGTCTGGAGCAGCAAGAAAAAAGATTTAGTATCAAAGCAGAGGAGTATCAAGACCAGCATGAGGAGCATGATGTGGAAGGAAAGGTGATTGACACAAGTAGAGTTTTTGAAGGAGCTGTAGAAGAAGGAGCAACAAGGGAGGCTTTTGAGGATTTCCCAGGCCATCCAAGGTGGGAACAGGAGAGTAGAGTGGTGGTCAGTACTGATGCAGCTGCAGCCACAGAAGAGCCAGTGTCTCTTCTCTCTCAAAAACACCTGTTCTGGTTCCCTTCTGAGGCCTTCCAGGAGGAGGGGCCTCCTGTCTCCAGTGACTCTGTCACACAGACAACACAAAGAGCCTCTGGGGCCCAGTCTGAGGAGAGTAAAGAGCACGAGAGCCAGGAAACACCCCACAAACCACATCCTGTTGATGATCATGATGATGAGCCAGAGGACTATGATGATCATGACACCGATGACAAAGATGATCGGGACGACAGCCACCACGACGACCAGGAAACCCATGAAGATGATCACTATGACGATGAGGATGATGCAGACAGTCACCAGGAAGAGGACCATGATGACCATGTGAAGCACCCAGCTCAGCCTGATGATCTGGACAGACAGGACCACCACAAAGGCCAGGATGATCCCGACAGCCATTATGACATGGGCGAACATGAGGACGACCGAGTTCATGGTCACCGCGAAGGTCAGGAGTTTGATGACCGAGATAAAACTCGTGATGAAGACCAGAGTTATGAGGACCATGATGATGAAATAGAAGATCATAGTGACAGCGATGGAGAACATCCTGAGGAGCATCCCGACGATGACGACCACGATGATGAACATTACGAACTTGATGATGAGGATGGTGATAACGACCACTACACGGATCATGATGATCACGATGATCACGATGATCACGATGATCATGAACACAAAGATGACAAAAGCTATGAGGATCATGACAGTCATGAAGATGATGGTCACCCGCTTGTAATCTTTTCTGTTGCAGCAGAGGGGCACCAGAACGTCAGTCAGAGGGATCCAGGAGGAGGTAAGGCCACCAAAGATGAGAGCTGGCTGGACGGCTACCCTGTTGCTCTTGATGAAACAGAAAATGGTGAATCCACAACAAAGCAGATAATACCAGTGGATGGAGAGAGTGTTGTCAAGACAACAGACAGACCCAATGAGGTGGAAATACGTAGACCGGTTCCTTACACCagctcaccagaagagcacgaGTCTCCCACTACACTACCTGAATTAGATCAAGGGGTGGTAGAGGAGGTGTGGCCTGGTTTCACTGGGACCCCTGCTGCCTCTCCTGATCATTTAGTGCCTTCAGACTCCCCCTCATACTCTGATACCTTGGATTACGACACACAACAGGAAGCTCCCACCCACTCCTGGCTAGATGACCTCACTGAGCACCCCTTCCTCAATAATGGCCCAGCTCCTCCAATGCATGAGGGTGACATCTTCACTGGAGCGATGGGGGAACACACCGTGCACAACCTGCCTGGTGAGAGCGGAGAGAAGGGTGAGATGGAAGGGGAGATGGGGGAGACCATCTGTGTGGGTGAGGACTGTCCTCCCCATCCTCCAAGCTCCTCCAGTCGAGGTCCCATAGTGGCAGCCATAATTGTGGCGCTGTGTGCTGTCGCTACCGCAGTCATCGTCGGGGTTTGGTGTTATCGGCGGAAACAGCTGAAGAGCTCGATGTATGAGATGAACGGGAAGGGCCAAAGTCAAACCAGACAGGGCCAACAGATAGAGATGCAGCAAAAAGTTTAGTAGCATGTGACGGGGACACTGATTAAGGGCAGAGACATTTAAGGGAGGGGGGGCGGATTCAGAGAGAAACGCACTGCTCTGTATCTTGTCAGAACGAGCTGCAGATGTGAAGAGTTTGAATAGGTATAAACAGCTCTACTTTCATGAGTAAAGCCTGGCAGAGTCAGCAGAAAATATTGTGAAACAGTAAGACTTTATACTGAACCTTGACTTAAACAAAATGGTAACAGTTCCCTCACCTATCAGTTCTAAGGACATCCACCCTTCTTTGTTGTACTTTCCAAAGCTCTCCATCTTGCTGAACACTAATGGGCTGTGCTTCAACTCCAGAAACTGAAAAAGGATTCATGACCATGTAGGAAAACTACAACGCAGGGCCTGCCTGCCTGAATATACGAACTGAGAAACAAAGCTCTTGAACATTGTGGTTAAGATTCTCTGTGTAAccttattgttgtttttgttgatttaattgagtGCTCTTTTTATAGTTGATGTGTATTGTTCTGGAAGTTTTTCAATCTCaatcttcttttctttaaatcatGTTTATGTAAACTGAACTAGCTCCACAACAAGAGCTCTGAATTTAAGAGAAGACTTTGCAGCGAATTTGGGCATCTGGTCCTAAAAGAGTAGCTCTgtataaaacaaaatgaaaaggaaaattaTTATGGTTACAGGGTAGACAATAACAAAAGGTATGAGGAAAACTGAGAGTTGAAAGAGAAGTTAAGAGGAACTCTGTGACGAGAGAACATTTTTACCTCTGTAGACTTTGGCAGTCAGCCAGTGAGACACATAAAGGCATCCAGACTGCAGACTCAGCCAGTGTATACATGATATGGAGTGTGCGTGTCTCAGGTTTGAGCGGTTTGCAGCAGTAAATCTTGTTTGAAGAACTTGAGTGGCATTCAAACCAACCTGAGATTAAACATGTTGGTGCTGCCATGGCAACAGAGAATCATAACTTCAAATGTAAAAGAATTATTGTTCTTACCAGAGCACACAGCCTCTATCCCTCTGCCTGCCGCACATTCATTCTCTTGCATTCGAGTCTCTGTCGAAGCAAGTGAAGCTCTAGCTTTTTTTCCCACCCAATGAATAACTCTTCTTCAGTTTGAAAGGACTCCCACAAAGAGAGGGATATGATCCATAATCCATAGATCACTTTTTATCGAGGTATAGGAACCTTTGAGACCTCTTTGAGATTCGAGTCAAGTTTTGCTTTTGGTTTTAGCTCCTTTTAACCTATTTTACCCGTGCAAAAGTAAAGTTAAATCTGTATTCAGTCCAGCATCAAATGGCTCTGCAGGTGTTGTGGGTATTCATAGGCTCTAACTCCAACACGCAGTTACGGGAACAAAACATCCACGTGTGCGCACTCATTTTCAACGAGGGCACTGGGTTCCAGGCTGCAAGAGTTGGTACAGCTCAATTATTCTCCCCAGAATAATATATTTACCAATGGTAATATCTCTGGCACGGAGGCTCCGAAACCCACACAGACAACTAACAAGCAAAATAAGATTAGATTGATCTTTATCTGTGCGTAAGGCAGCTGGCAGCTCATTCTCATTCCCACTGTGTGGGACTGGTGCCCACGGTCCAGTTAAACATACCAAACTAGCCTAATTGACACAGAGAGTCTTGGTTATCAGAAGCTGTTGTTCAGTAAAGCTTGCAGGATACAGGAGGGCAATGCCATCCCTTCATGTTGTCATAGCTTGTCTGGCAGGGAGAAAGTGGTAGTTTCTGAACATAACTTGTCGTTGGTCTGCTGTAGCCCTCGTGTGTTCCTACTGACAATGGTAAAAGATTTTATCTGCTTTATTTGCCTTAATTTAAAAGGCCTGTCTTAGTACCTTACTTTAGGTGTAAAAACAGTATTTGTCTTGCGTTTGAGTATGCTGCTCTAGTGCAAAACCCAGTGGTTTTTCTAATGTCATACCTTCAGTATTTTTATGCATGAGTCGATGATCCttttgtgttgtgtctctgCGTTATTAACTGGATGCAGTTGCAAGGGGCTTTCTGGAAATAGCTCTGGAGAGTATTGGGTCATTTATTGTCCGATTAGTGCAGTCTTGAAAGGCGAGTGAGAAAGTATCATTTCTGATGATCCATTTCCTAGGTCTGAGCTCTTCTGTGTTTgtctaaaaaaagaaagttttgcAGAGGGAATGCAACCTTTTTCCAAATGCTCTCCAGTGATAAACACAGAAGATAATTTGAACCAGATTTAGGATTCTCTCTCAGTGCTTCCCATCAGTGGTTGTGTGATCATTTCAGGCAGAGATGAGCAGGCTCTGTTGGCTGATTACATTTGGTTAATCTACCTGACCgagtaaagaaagaaaaccgACTGTGTACAGTAGCTCTGTATAATTGTGTTATGTGCTTACCATTCTTTCTATACTGTGTCTAATGTTTGGAAAGAGCTGTTTATAGAAGAAACTGTAATTAAAAAGTGGAAACTGTACATAATTTCAAATAGCAATATGAGAGATTAGATCTTGATATCAGAGTATGTCATTCTAGTTCTGATGGGGTGTGTCATCAgtaatgcagatttttttttctcttgcctATATTTTCCAAGTCAAAACCAGGCTCtcctctgatttaaaaaaaaaaaaagtattacagTAATTTCAAATTTGGCTGTTAATGGTTTATTGCATTTGGCACAGTGTCTTTCCCACCCTGCTTTGATTAATCTGAGAACGTACACTGGGGTTATTTAGATTTTTCTGACATCCGAAGTGACACTAGAGTGGTGGTGATATGGGCAGTGAAGTTCCTGATGTCCGTGTGTTTCTGTAAATATCGTGTTAACTTGCTGTATATACTGTAGCATTACTGGTGTGAGGGAAATAAGCATTTCCTCACAAAGACGGCAAAGCCGTGCTGATATCAAACATTACCCCAAATGTACTCAGCTGGCTTTCACTTCACCTTCTATTAGACAGAGTTGTTTAAAATGTACTGTACTCACAGGACACTCTATGGATGATCGAGAGATCTTCTCTCTGATAATACACcatgtttttttcaaacagtccATGCCTGAAGATGACGTTCATAATAATGATCAATACTGCTGAAATGCCAAGATTACATCTGGGTTTACTATCATCACCAACTTACAACTACTACAATTGCCATTCACAGGATGTAAAGAATACTCCACGTTTTCATCTCAGACGGCCTGATGTGTTAGTTGTCAGGATGAAATGTATACTGTATGTGTTCTCAAAGTCTCAATAAACTTCtaaaacatgtttgttttttttaaactgcgaTTTCTATTTTTCCGAGGGTCGTTAACTGTTATACTCAAGTTGTAGATCCCAAATCGCACTGTCTACTCTTCACCTGTTTTGTGTAAACTGGTCACTAATCCGACCTTAGGTTGTGACTTTGACACCGTAAACTTTGAACAGTCACCCTTTTAATCAGAATCTGTCACCACAGCCCTGTTTATCAGCCactatcttcttcttcttctctggccaAAATGTTTCAAAATATGAGAAGACAGAAGGATGAAAGATAGAAGAAGTATATTCAGTGGAGAAGTCAtaaaagggagagaaagagtGCAGAGTCACAGACACTAAATAACACAGAGGGAATGTTCTGCTGAGGGTTTTTAACACTGCTCTGTGACAAACTGCACAGACACTCAATGTTCAAACAGTATTAAACAACTCAGTGTTTTCTCTAAATGCCTCTGCTCAGCTCTCAATCACATCCTCCAGTCCTATTTCTGggaattttctttcctttttaatagactgtagtaaaaaaaaaaaaaagtctggaacAGAGAATTAGCTGATCCTTTaaggcattttttttaaaaaacatggaCAGTAGCAGTTCAAACTTTGCCTTATAAGGCATATCAGTCATTTGGGTAGGAATGGGTGTAGGGCCAGCTGACATAAAGATCTGACTTTTGGAAAATTACTTTATTGTAAAAACTGAGAGATGACAGGTGATTCACAGTGAAGAAATGAATTCATAAAAGAGTGAGTACTGTCCTTTTTATCTTTGTCATCAAATCATTGAGCTGTCTGTGCTGTCAGTCCAGACGGCTGAACTGAATATTTAGTGCGCAAAATGACAAATTAAGAACAATAATCGGGATTTGTAGCTGCAGGTAAAAGAAAATGGATCAATTAAAGTCTcttaaaattcaaataaatacaaattttTAGAGTGTTATGTTATTAGAGCTTCGGTGTTTCTGCAGATGTTGGCTATTCATCCTCATCCAGGAACTCGTCTATAAACTCCACCACCTCTCCCTGTGGACACAAAGACATGAAAAACCAACTCAGGAGGGTCTGTTCATTTCAGATTTATCATGTTGTGCATCACTAAGAAGAGTAAAGTAAAGAAACTAAATTACCACATACAACATGTAATCCTGGTTCACGGTGGATGGCTCAGATGGGCACCCTCATTTTGCTGTGTTCAAATAACCTTAATAAAAGCAGTGTCATGCTGCCACCCCATGCCTGTCTGTGTTATTACAGCCTCATAAACACTGGGCACACTGTGCTGCAAGGCGTCATGTGACCAGACTGAATAACACAGGGTTTTTCCGCAAGTTCAACAAAAACAGAGCCAATGAGAAACACCAAAAACCCATTTAAAACCAGAACTGATCTCTTGCAAGTCTGCTTGTTCCTTTCATGTGACAAATTAATCTCCTGACTGCGAGCATCCTCTGACGCACTTGCACACAAAAAAATACGCAAACACAGGCACAGACCTCATCATCGCTCTCCAGACGCTGCTTGGAGAACTCCAGCATCTGTAGCTGCAGGGTGGTCTGATTGTAGTACCGCAAGGCTTCCTGTagcagacacacgcacacatcagGTGAAAAAATGAACAGCATAAAATAAtgtcacacaaacaaacagatgcaTTTATATCTAAGCTACTCCCAGTTGGAGATTAAACTTCACTGTAATGAACGGCTGTTGATTTAAAGCAGAATTTTCGTGCATTTCACACAAAGACGTTAAATGCGCAAGAGTTAAATATTCTTAATTTGCATGAAAATGTGTTATTAATATCATTGATCATTATCcgtagataactgtaatttagcAGCATTGAATTGTAttttctatccattttctatctATTTTCTATTTGCCTTCATGTTACCTTAGCGAGTTCTGACAGCAGGGGCGCAGTGAGATGCTGGACTGATAATGACCCCCACTTCCCATGTTAGCATAGACGTGTCAGTGTGTAAAAGGATGTGTGACTTTTGAGGACCAGAAACTGACTTGCCAATCAAAACTGCACCACTAATAGGATGCAGTGACCACAGTGATAGTGAACACATTACAGTAACCATAAAGACCTTGTTGAATTTGAAAACCAATTTGTTACAGAGATACTTTGGGATAATTTGCTACCTATTATAAATCAACAGTTACATGCCGGTACGTATACTTTAAACTTTTGTGAGTATATTCTACTATATTAATCAAATATTGAGAAAAGTAATACTGAATTAAACAGATATAAAGTAAAATATTGGTGTCGTTGCTACAGTTTTTAAAGTGAAATGCTACAGTGCTGAATTAGTTTGTGCAGCATTTGCACAGAGGCATTGTCCACACATGCACGCATGTataatactttttaaaaaaaaaaaactttaggcAGCCTTTTCTGTGGCCTTTTGTTTACACGCAACTACAATTTTAGGTGACTGAAAATTGAAAGCtctggtttttaaaaaaagggaaagcaGGTGACTTTTGGAAATGGACATTTTCGTAGCCTGATTGGGTCCAACCAGTCACTAAGTGTTCTTCCTCCGGCCCACTCACATGTCTTTCATAATTAAGCAACCAACCCATTTCTGGTTTACACAAACCCGACTGGTGTAAATGAATAATCATAAGTGAAAACAGCTAGCCCGACTCGGTGTCACGGTGACAAAATCTATCTTTTGGTATCAAGTTTCAGTTGAGTGCATAAAGCATGTGATCATAAACATTACTCACTGATCTGGGGAGGAAGTCCTCCTCTGTCAAATCCCATTGCTTTTTGTGGTACTTGTAGTAAGCCACATTGTTGTTCATGACTTCATCATTGGGGTCAAACAGCACGTAACTGGCTGCACATGGCACGGCGTTCTTCAGGTCATTCACTGAAATGATGACGATGAACAACTTAATCCAGGGGATTTTAGATGATGAACACAAATACTCTGAAGCCTCATTATTCTACCCACTCACATTTGTAATAGGCAAACTGCAGGTAGTGGTACATGGTGGCCACAAACTTCTCAACGACAAAACCCCCAACAACAGGTGTCAGGTCACTTTCACAAGTGACTTTCCTCTCAAGGACTTCTCTATAGTGGTCTGGAGAGGAAAGCAATCAAAGCACAGCACAGCATGAAAATTATCTTGAGCTCTCAAAGACCTTGCAGaaatataacttaaaaatgCATTCAGTCTCAACAGTGATCGAGACATAAATGCTTGTGAACTAACCAGCAATGGAGGGGTAGAAGTCCTTAAAGTCTTTAACGTCCCTCGGGCCCTCAGATGCAGCCAGACACTCATCGTAGA
Encoded proteins:
- the susd5 gene encoding uncharacterized protein susd5, with amino-acid sequence MIDRHNLKVQSLLFGCLACLLVTSVVKADGRVFVLDLRNSSAAQGFRDAEQACAAQKARLSSVEELRHAVVECFFSQCTRGWLYGGTVGTTVCNIVGSSMKAVDVSTENATEDTAHLGAFCIKDKGMPCGDPPSFPHARLQEHSGFEMGDELVYTCVPGYVMPGGQTAFSLLCDSCGEWYGAVQSCVKDETESHIDYEDKFTDSYGEGDRDGSPEEAHEEVYGGVNRDGYQDEKSSLEQQEKRFSIKAEEYQDQHEEHDVEGKVIDTSRVFEGAVEEGATREAFEDFPGHPRWEQESRVVVSTDAAAATEEPVSLLSQKHLFWFPSEAFQEEGPPVSSDSVTQTTQRASGAQSEESKEHESQETPHKPHPVDDHDDEPEDYDDHDTDDKDDRDDSHHDDQETHEDDHYDDEDDADSHQEEDHDDHVKHPAQPDDLDRQDHHKGQDDPDSHYDMGEHEDDRVHGHREGQEFDDRDKTRDEDQSYEDHDDEIEDHSDSDGEHPEEHPDDDDHDDEHYELDDEDGDNDHYTDHDDHDDHDDHDDHEHKDDKSYEDHDSHEDDGHPLVIFSVAAEGHQNVSQRDPGGGKATKDESWLDGYPVALDETENGESTTKQIIPVDGESVVKTTDRPNEVEIRRPVPYTSSPEEHESPTTLPELDQGVVEEVWPGFTGTPAASPDHLVPSDSPSYSDTLDYDTQQEAPTHSWLDDLTEHPFLNNGPAPPMHEGDIFTGAMGEHTVHNLPGESGEKGEMEGEMGETICVGEDCPPHPPSSSSRGPIVAAIIVALCAVATAVIVGVWCYRRKQLKSSMYEMNGKGQSQTRQGQQIEMQQKV